The Bacteroidota bacterium nucleotide sequence GACGACGAAATCGACGCCGAGCGAAATCGGCCGCTGGCAGAACGGTGTGGCGAAGGTATTGTCCACGACGGTGAACAGGCGATGCGAATGTGTCCGATGCGCATTGTGCTGTTTGGCAATTTCAACGACCTTTTGAATGTCGATGAGATCCATCGTCGGATTGACGGGCGTTTCAAAATAGAGCATCCTTGTTTGAGGAGTAAGAGCTTTGCTCAACGCTTTGAGATCGTTAAAATCAACCCATGTCACTTTGATCTTGTACCGCGGATACCAATTCTTGAACAGCGAATAGGTGCAGCCATACAGCATCTTATGCGCGATGATCTCGCTTCCGGTGCCGGCAAGAATTCCGCAGACCGCGGAGATCGCCGCCATACCGGTCGAGAAGGTGATCGCACACTCCCCTTCCTCTGCCATCGCGAGATTCTCTTCCAAAATTTCTTTGTTCGGTTCGCCGAGCCGATCATAAATATAGATCGGCGCTCGGGATTTCACTTCGAAATCCTCGCCGTGATGAGCAAACTCGATGAAGCCCTTCGCCCCGCGCTTGGTTGTATCGAGCCGGTAGGTCGATGATGAGGACAACGGCGGAATCAGATGATGGCTGTAGTCCCATTTCGACGTGAACGATTTTCCGTAGATGAGCCGGGTTTCAGCGGCGTATGTTTTTTTCTTTGATTTCATTTTCATGGGGAGCTCCTTTCAGGGTTCAGCCGCGAAGAAAGTCAAACGTTCTTGGACTTCCTGAATTGGCAGATGATGCCAAACGGGATTCCGGACGGCAGTATTCTTAAAAGAACGAAGAATTTTCTAATTTCAATAAGAAACGGGGGGATGAGTGCGTGAGGACCATTGTGATCTTTCATGATGGAAATAGAGCCGTTTTTCGCCCCCTTCGACCATGCTGAACAGAGATGCCCGCCGTTCAGTAATTGATTACTTTGCCTCCTTTGAAAGCAAGTTTCGTACCAGAACCAACAATGTATTTATTCGTCTTTGGAAAGCCTTGTCGTATTGAGGGGAGCTTCAAAACAAAAGGCCGCACGAACGTTCATTCGGGCGGCCCATTTTTCTCAGAACTTGTTATGACTATTTATTCGCCCGGGCGGCAAGCTGACGATCCATCATGATCAAGCTCACGGGAGATTCACCCACCATTTTC carries:
- a CDS encoding aminotransferase class I/II-fold pyridoxal phosphate-dependent enzyme, coding for MKMKSKKKTYAAETRLIYGKSFTSKWDYSHHLIPPLSSSSTYRLDTTKRGAKGFIEFAHHGEDFEVKSRAPIYIYDRLGEPNKEILEENLAMAEEGECAITFSTGMAAISAVCGILAGTGSEIIAHKMLYGCTYSLFKNWYPRYKIKVTWVDFNDLKALSKALTPQTRMLYFETPVNPTMDLIDIQKVVEIAKQHNAHRTHSHRLFTVVDNTFATPFCQRPISLGVDFVVHSLTKGLCGFGTDMGGVVIGPQWSYDRLMLYRKDFGGVLATKSAWPILVYGLPSLATRFSRQIASTQKVAEALEHDKRIGTVSYPGLDSFPQRSLARAQMMSYDGTFAPGTLLYFIPKGKSPEERKRRADKIVNFIARQSYTITLAVSLGSIRTLVEHPGSMTHSSIPAEEQLKRGIDPGGIRLSVGLEKPEDIIYDLRNALDHSL